One part of the Cyprinus carpio isolate SPL01 chromosome B12, ASM1834038v1, whole genome shotgun sequence genome encodes these proteins:
- the mki67 gene encoding proliferation marker protein Ki-67 encodes MPLLGKIVVIKRNGGDGTEFPLTASCLFGRKLDCDIRIQLPQVSKEHCKIELNENKELILTNLSSVNPTRINGQALNQSERLKHGDVITIIDRSFRFEYPPPKTPKKTLSTPGKDKAVQALQEQQEKSTPVPVDKRKSEHSFDTCLKDGSNLPPSVEQTVETEPEEGKLKKDSMSPFCELYQMVKQDLAAKSPWKSELPKTPLARPQVGHEKVLAADVKSSPIPVPTPSSKKRRSSKSNSEDPTGPAISQSSLNANVEEKPTDDMPSVGPGTPSLTEKNITPVSQKKRTPLKTPQKSSAGDVVQQIVLEPQPEEKTPKSPKGRRSGGSQNQSLVIPEIPSVKPQTPGSEDTNTEVKMSPRTSPRANAGKRFQVQDALPEITATMSASKKQDDTSVNELCDGNESYSEVTVPKSKKKRVSFGGQLSPELFDKRLPPNSPLRRGAAPRRSLGVCQKPQSLLRRASTIGLMALRLAETFPEAQKRSPKRASPKWTASPGKTPSPGKKSPSTKAKTPSPAKRSPSTKAKTPSPAKKSSSTKAKTPSPKPQKSPSASTKAPTPSSTPATPRTPASAKRASTSAIEAVGDMSLTETPRVQGRFSISRISTPSPVQDQGDEPEPQSTIVEDVPQKCVTPKIPLRRKSMKSSARKTPKSAIKSAFDVMRSRRSGASRANLKVLTSWADIVKFGQTKPQTEVTTRKKTTKSSIVKKTAVPKHKTPARRLKDDVSTGHAASPVTIVVGKAHMKTNQSVGAAPRIVPNIALFKKDMKMDEDLTGVAEIFKTPANTRSKNRVPVNNECPEIPLDEISVMKTPDELGEMMVSPLSVVSTAKRGCYNNDAVTRLLLDNQDGSLLEDDSLSQLPENSNEASCHDIIPDVETPSDVQMEEEEAAPEAVVKTPKLKAAPSLCLTGVKRLMKTPKQKAEPIEDLRGKLLKTPKECKPSQDESLEGIKELLKTPKYRGAPVEDMVGVKRVMQTPKEKSKPVLCAAGLQRLMRTPKEKAEPHEDLTGVKELMKTPKIKGAMVENQLGPKRLVKTPKQKRNQVEEDLTGVQQLMKTPKHKGEPVEDQIGVQRLMQTPKEKEEPVEDVSGLKQLMQTPNQKGNPVSSQFGISDLKKTPRLKEALAQDSTGLKELEPENSSSLTTESRVTEPTEIQEPVESVSGSMPVEGLDEERDKENVCPVKTMETEVVKSVDLQCTAKAVESNQSDQEVETERHLDQIEESVTVEAIDVFPSGADEKTQEQSEETVCVSDNTNATVEATPISTTAEQEEQIKSPPANKIQRGSRGRAAQKSKNEIAKAPAVLSLIEEENMSCPIPASPARGRRGKKLLEVPEIAASPVRKSARGRVPKHSFVEEEAKNTESSQVLVESINTEIPDSLPVVTKTRKGRKAKQDDALVVPTVDANAVDPQCPDANEEQVQAPVVKPGRRKKMEKIESQPSEELEQKTTEIVCEENAVASEDVKLQTSLGTETLSTTRARRGRPAKKEHLKTEPTPALESEIPSTPAVVVAEKPLTPVAKSGRGRKGKKETVKDQPLDDVDVTVVSKAVSEADVDHKEEPQTLVVKSGRGRKAKQQKPQIAEEVVDQPAIDTCTHLPVTEEHTETVVKSVRGNRKTKQSKVTVSVEVEENIVSPVEQAETTVVKSGRKRAVIAKEPEMVADVSVKRGRRAVADPAPPVAVVSSRARKAVAKVESEVTEDVASPEEPVKPVKHTRRTAKAPESKKEENPMTKADSEFVAVENTTVVALEKVERGSRGKKQKDSTKDTSKNPIKESAAVEEANEMKPSKTVNWGPDLVICKDIETSTDVKEPQLKTSKRLGKVPSGTNSTESNQSAVLPPRGRRGREAKKEEPPVEDSQEAAPVHVKPLRRGKAVAPSAPKSEPTDSKTSTPLKRKRNEVIEVTDESVNKEPLPKRRGRVAKSTEIAAEVSSKEKTSEAELEKAEPTPKKTGNRAARGQKRTAQEPDPAPAKAQESVLGTTTRKGRSVKKVEEVDVPTEAAPVRRTRRK; translated from the exons gaAGCTGGACTGTGATATTCGGATTCAGCTGCCACAAGTGTCTAAAGAGCATTGTAAAATTGAGCTGAATGAGAACAAGGag CTCATTTTGACCAATTTGAGCTCTGTGAACCCCACACGTATTAACGGACAAGCTCTTAATCAATCAGAACGTTTGAAGCATGGTGATGTCATCACAATCATTGATCGTTCTTTCAG GTTTGAATACCCACCTCCTAAGACACCGAAGAAGACGCTGTCCACACCTGGAAAAGACAAAGCAGTTCAG gCTTTGCAAGAGCAGCAAGAAAAAAGCACACCTGTTCCTGTGGACAAGAGGAAGTCAGAGCATTCATTTG ACACTTGTTTAAAAGATGGGTCAAATTTGCCACCATCTGTGGAACAAACTGTTGAGACTGAACCAGAAGAAGGCAAACTTAAAAAGGACAGTATGTCACCTTTTTGTGAGCTGTACCAAATGGTCAAACAGGACCTTGCTGCAAAATCACCATGGAAGTCTGAGCTACCAAAAACACCTCTTGCAAGACCTCAGGTTGGTCACGAGAAAGTTCTTGCTGCAGATGTTAAAAGTAGTCCGATACCAGTCCCAACCCCATCTTCCAAGAAGCGAAGATCTTCGAAATCCAATTCTGAAGATCCAACTGGACCAGCTATTTCTCAGAGCTCACTGAATGCAAATGTGGAAGAAAAACCCACTGACGATATGCCATCTGTAGGGCCCGGTACCCCCTCATTGACGGAGAAAAATATAACTCCTGTCTCCCAGAAGAAGAGAACACCCTTGAAAACACCTCAGAAGTCCAGTGCTGGTGATGTAGTCCAGCAGATTGTCTTGGAGCCACAGCCTGAAGAGAAAACTCCTAAATCCCCAAAAGGAAGGAGAAGTGGTGGATCACAGAATCAGAGCCTTGTAATACCTGAAATACCTTCAGTCAAGCCTCAGACTCCAGGCTCTGAGGATACAAACACTGAAGTGAAAATGTCACCAAGAACATCTCCAAGAGCAAATGCTGGCAAAAGGTTTCAAGTCCAAGATGCTCTGCCTGAAATTACGGCTACCATGTCAGCTTCTAAGAAGCAAG ATGACACTTCGGTTAATGAGCTATGTGATGGTAATGAATCTTACAGTGAAGTAACCGTtccaaaatcaaagaaaaagcGAGTGTCCTTTGGTGGTCAGTTAAGCCCAGAGCTATTTGATAAACGCCTGCCTCCAAATTCCCCCCTTCGTCGTGGGGCAGCCCCACGACGCAGTTTGGGTGTTTGCCAGAAGCCCCAATCTCTCCTACGACGAGCATCCACCATTGGTCTTATG GCTCTTCGACTTGCAGAAACCTTTCCAGAGGCTCAAAAACGTTCTCCAAAGAGAGCTTCACCCAAATGGACAGCATCTCCAGGGAAGACTCCATCACCTGGCAAAAAGTCACCAAGTACCAAGGCTAAAACTCCATCACCTGCCAAAAGGTCACCGAGTACCAAGGCTAAAACTCCATCTCCTGCCAAAAAGTCATCAAGTACCAAAGCCAAAACTCCATCACCTAAACCTCAGAAGTCACCATCTGCTTCAACCAAGGCACCAACACCATCCTCTACTCCTGCTACACCCAGGACACCTGCATCTGCTAAGAGAGCTTCAACGTCAGCGATTGAGGCTGTGGGTGACATGTCTTTAACTGAGACACCTAGGGTGCAGGGGCGGTTTTCAATCTCTCGTATCAGTACTCCATCACCCGTCCAGGACCAAGGGGACGAGCCTGAACCACAGTCAACCATTGTAGAAGACGTGCCCCAGAAATGTGTAACGCCAAAGATACCTTTAAGGAGGAAGAGCATGAAGTCTTCTGCACGAAAAACACCCAAAAGTGCAATTAAAAGTGCATTTGATGTCATGCGTTCGAGACGCAGTGGAGCATCACGGGCTAATCTAAAAG TGTTGACCTCTTGGGCTGATATTGTGAAGTTTGGTCAGACCAAACCTCAAACGGAAGTTACAACTAGGAAAAAAACTACGAAGAGCAGTATAGTGAAGAAAACTGCAGTGCCAAAACACAAG ACACCTGCACGGAGGCTGAAAGATGATGTCAGCACTGGGCATGCAGCATCTCCAGTTACCATTGTTGTTGGCAAAGCCCATATGAAGACTAACCAGTCTGTTGGTGCTGCACCTAGAATAGTGCCAAATATAGCACTGTTCAAGAAGGACATGAAAATGGATGAGGACTTGACAG GTGTTGCCGAAATTTTCAAAACACCTGCCAACACCAGGTCTAAGAATAGAGTTCCTGTGAATAATGAATGTCCAGAGATTCCTCTGGATGAGATTTCAGTGATGAAAACACCAGATGAATTAG GTGAAATGATGGTGTCACCATTAAGTGTGGTCTCCACTGCCAAACGTGGTTGCTACAACAATGACGCAGTGACACGACTTCTTCTGGACAACCAGGATGGTAGTTTGTTGGAAGACGATAGTCTTTCTCAGCTCCCTGAGAACTCAAATGAGGCAAGTTGCCATGACATCATTCCAGATGTAGAGACACCTTCTGATGTACAaatggaggaagaggaggctGCACCTGAAGCAGTAGTCAAAACCCCAAAACTGAAAGCAGCACCATCCTTGTGCCTCACTGGAGTCAAGCGACTCATGAAGACACCCAAACAGAAGGCTGAACCAATTGAGGACTTAAGAGGAAAGCTGCTCAAGACTCCCAAGGAATGTAAACCTTCCCAGGATGAAAGTCTAGAAGGCATTAAGGAACTCCTAAAGACTCCCAAATACAGAGGAGCTCCAGTAGAAGACATGGTTGGAGTGAAAAGAGTGATGCAAACCCCAAAAGAGAAAAGCAAACCTGTACTCTGCGCAGCTGGTCTTCAGAGGCTTATGAGAACACCTAAAGAAAAGGCCGAGCCACATGAAGACCTGACTGGTGTGAAAGAACTGATGAAAACACCTAAAATAAAGGGAGCTATGGTGGAGAATCAATTAGGGCCAAAACGATTGGTGAAGACACCTAAGCAGAAGAGAAATCAAGTTGAAGAGGACCTTACTGGTGTTCAACAACTGATGAAGACCCCTAAACACAAAGGAGAACCAGTTGAAGATCAAATTGGTGTACAAAGACTGATGCAGACTCCCAAAGAGAAAGAAGAACCTGTAGAAGACGTCTCTGGTTTGAAGCAGTTAATGCAGACTCCCAATCAAAAAGGAAATCCTGTCAGCAGTCAGTTTGGAATCAGTGATCTAAAGAAGACCCCTCGACTTAAAGAAGCATTGGCACAGGATTCAACTGGGCTTAAAGAACTTGAACCAGAGAATAGCTCTTCCCTGACAACAGAAAGTAGAGTGACTGAGCCTACTGAG ATACAAGAACCCGTGGAAAGTGTCTCTGGATCCATGCCAGTTGAAG GTTTGGATGAGGAACGTGACAAAGAAAATGTCTGTCCAGTTAAAACCATGGAGACTGAAGTTGTAAAATCGGTGGATCTTCAGTGCACAGCTAAAGCAGTTGAATCTAATCAGAGTGATCAAGAGGTTGAGACTGAAAGACACCTTGACCAGATTGAAGAGTCAGTTACAGTTGAAGCTATTGATGTCTTTCCTTCTGGGGCAGATGAGAAAACCCAGGAGCAGTCTGAAGAAACTGTATGCGTATCTGATAATACCAACGCAACAGTTGAAGCTACCCCAATTTCAACCACTGCTGAGCAAGAGGAACAAATCAAGTCTCCACCTGCCAACAAAATTCAGCGTGGCAGTCGAGGAAGAGCAGCACagaaatccaaaaatgaaataGCCAAAGCACCTGCTGTGTTGTCATTAATTGAAGAGGAAAATATGAGTTGTCCAATTCCTGCTAGCCCTGCCAGGGGAAGGAGAGGCAAGAAACTTCTTGAAGTTCCAGAAATTGCTGCCAGCCCAGTCAGAAAATCAGCCCGTGGTAGAGTTCCCAAGCACAGCTTTGTGGAAGAAGAGGCAAAGAATACTGAGTCTTCCCAAGTACTTGTAGAGTCCATAAATACTGAGATACCAGACAGCCTGCCTGTTGTTACCAAAACCAGGAAAGGAAGGAAAGCTAAACAAGATGATGCTTTAGTTGTGCCCACTGTTGATGCAAATGCTGTTGATCCACAGTGTCCTGATGCCAATGAAGAACAGGTCCAAGCCCCTGTTGTGAAACCAGGGAGAAGAAAGAAGATGGAAAAAATAGAAAGCCAACCTTCAGAAGAACTTGAACAGAAAACAACTGAAATTGTTTGTGAGGAAAATGCTGTTGCATCAGAGGATGTCAAGTTGCAGACTTCACTAGGTACTGAAACCCTCTCTACAACTAGAGCTAGGAGGGGTAGGCCAGCAAAGAAGGAACACTTGAAAACCGAGCCAACCCCTGCTTTGGAAAGCGAAATTCCAAGCACTCCTGCTGTTGTAGTGGCTGAGAAGCCACTGACACCTGTAGCAAAGTCAGGGCGTGGAAGGAAAGGTAAAAAAGAAACTGTCAAGGACCAACCCTTGGATGATGTTGATGTCACTGTTGTTTCCAAAGCTGTGTCAGAGGCAGATGTTGACCACAAAGAGGAGCCTCAAACACTTGTGGTCAAGTCTGGCAGAGGAAGAAAGGCTAAACAGCAGAAACCACAAATAGCTGAAGAGGTTGTTGACCAACCTGCTATAGATACCTGCACACATTTACCTGTGACTGAAGAACACACTGAAACGGTGGTAAAATCTGTAAGGGGGAATAGGAAGACAAAGCAGTCAAAGGTGACCGTTTCAGTTGAGGTTGAGGAGAACATTGTCAGCCCAGTTGAACAAGCAGAAACCACTGTTGTGAAATCTGGTCGAAAAAGGGCCGTTATTGCAAAGGAACCTGAAATGGTGGCAGATGTTTCTGTCAAAAGAGGTCGACGTGCTGTTGCAGACCCTGCACCACCAGTTGCTGTGGTATCTAGCCGTGCACGTAAAGCAGTTGCCAAGGTAGAGTCTGAGGTTACTGAGGATGTGGCTTCACCAGAAGAGCCAGTTAAGCCTGTTAAACATACCAGGAGAACAGCAAAAGCACCTGAatcaaagaaagaagaaaatccCATGACCAAAGCAGATTCTGAATTTGTTGCTGTTGAGAATACAACAGTTGTTGCACTGGAGAAAGTGGAAAGAGGAAGCCGTGGCAAAAAACAGAAGGATTCAACTAAGGACACCTCTAAAAACCCAATCAAAGAATCTGCTGCAGTTGAGGAAGCTAATGAAATGAAACCCTCAAAAACGGTTAACTGGGGTCCGGATTTGGTCATCTGTAAAGATATTGAAACTTCTACAGATGTAAAAGAACCACAGCTGAAGACATCCAAAAGATTAGGCAAAGTACCATCTGGGACAAATTCCACAGAATCAAATCAATCAGCTGTTCTGCCACCCAGAGGCCGCAGAGGAAGGGAAGCGAAAAAAGAAGAACCTCCCGTTGAAGACTCTCAAGAAGCAGCTCCGGTACATGTCAAGCCATTGAGACGAGGAAAGGCAGTGGCTCCCTCTGCGCCCAAATCAGAGCCCACTGATAGCAAGACATCAACTCCCCTCAAAAGGAAAAGGAATGAGGTTATCGAGGTAACGGATGAATCCGTAAATAAGGAACCTTTGCCAAAGAGAAGAGGCAGAGTAGCCAAAAGCACTGAAATTGCAGCAGAGGTCTCCAGCAAAGAGAAAACATCTGAAGCTGAACTAGAAAAGGCTGAGCCAACTCCCAAGAAAACTGGTAATAGAGCTGCAAGAGGACAGAAAAGGACAGCCCAGGAACCAGATCCAGCACCTGCCAAGGCTCAAGAGTCTGTTTTAG GTACCACCACTCGAAAAGGAAGGAGTGTGAAAAAAGTAGAGGAAGTAGACGTCCCTACAGAGGCAGCTCCTGTCAGACGCACCAGGAGGAAGTAA